The DNA segment ACGCCGTCCTGGTCTGCCTCGGTGTCGAGTCCGATGCCGACCTCGCCCGTATCTGGGCCGGGGTCATCCGGGACGACTACATCCGGGACCTCCACGGGAAGATCCAGACAATAGACGGCTACCTTGATCTCGTCCGTGAACTCGGGGAGCGGGCCGGCCGCACCGGGGCGGCGGAGAGGCTGGCCGGCTACATCGGCGACCGGGTGGCGGCGGTCTCGTCGGCGGTCGAGGGCTGCCGCCGGCCCCGGGTCTACTACTCAATGGGGTCGCCGCTCTTTGCCCTGAACGCCGACCGGTTCGAGATGGACCTCGTGGAAGCGGCCGGCGGCGACCCCGTTAACCGCGGGATCGTCCGGGCCGGAAAACCGGGCGTCAACATAACGCCGGAAGAGTTCGCCGCATTCAACCCCGAATATATCTTCATATCCGGGTTCCTCTCGGCACCCGCCTCCGATTACATCGCGGCGTGCCGGAGGATGGGGCTCTCTGCCGACGCCGTCGAACACAGCCGTGTCTACACCCTTCCGCCGGGCTGGGACTTCGGCAACCCCCGCTGGGTGCTCGGCCTCTCTGCCATCGCAGGCACCCTCCACCCGGAGCGTGCCGTCTTCGACCTTGCCGCGGAGCAGGATCGGTTCTACCGGACGTTCTACGGGACCGATGCGGCCGCGATCACGGGGAACCGGTCGTTCTACCGTCCTTAGGTGCCGTGGGGTTTTGTCCCGGCGGTATTCGCCCTTCCCCCGCCACGGCAGCCGCACGGGTTCATCGGGATGCAAACCGTCCGCCCGGCCTCCTTGATGTAGTGGACGCAGATATCGATCCCGTAGGCTTCACGGAGGTTCTCCTTCGTGATGACGTCCTCGGCCCGGCCCTGCGCGATCAGCCTGCCTTTATTGAGGATGGCGGCCGAATGCGAGATCAGGAACGCATGGTCGGGGAAGTGGGTGCACATCAGGATGGCGATCCCGTCGGCGGCGAGCTGGTCGATAGTCGCTATCGTCTTCATCTGGTTGCCGATATCGAGATGCGACGTCGGTTCGTCGAGGATGAGCAGCGACGGCTCCTGGGCGAGGGCGCGGGCGATCATCACCATCTGCGACTCCCCCCCCGACATCTCGGAGATGGACTTCTCCCGGAGATGGGTGATCCCGATCCGCTCAAACGCCTCCTCCGCCTTCTCGTAGTCCTCTTCGCCCGGGACCGAGAAGGCCGATATATGGGGGGCTCTCCCCATGAGGACGAAATCGAGCGCCGAGAACGGGAAGACAGCCTGGTGGGCCTGGGGGACGTAACCGACCTGCCGCGCGACTTCCTCGGGCCGCATATCGGCGACCCGGCGGCCGTTGATCTCCACCTCCCCGCCCTGGAGCCTGAGGATGTTTAAGATGCACTTGATCAGGGTCGATTTTCCGGTCCCGTTCCTCCCGAGGAGGGAGAGGACCTCTCCTTGCCGGAGGGAGAGGGAGATCTCTTCGAACTGTTTTGTGATGCCGTCGTACGAGAACGAGGCGTTGTTGACGTTCAGAATCATGATATCCAGCCTACCTTTTTGCGTGTTAAGAGGTATGCGAAGAATGGCGCACCGAT comes from the Methanoculleus marisnigri JR1 genome and includes:
- a CDS encoding ABC transporter ATP-binding protein, yielding MILNVNNASFSYDGITKQFEEISLSLRQGEVLSLLGRNGTGKSTLIKCILNILRLQGGEVEINGRRVADMRPEEVARQVGYVPQAHQAVFPFSALDFVLMGRAPHISAFSVPGEEDYEKAEEAFERIGITHLREKSISEMSGGESQMVMIARALAQEPSLLILDEPTSHLDIGNQMKTIATIDQLAADGIAILMCTHFPDHAFLISHSAAILNKGRLIAQGRAEDVITKENLREAYGIDICVHYIKEAGRTVCIPMNPCGCRGGGRANTAGTKPHGT